The region TAAATCTAGACACTTTAAGACTGTAATGTGTcttaaaactagaaaaataGGCCAACATTTTGCTTATTACAAGCAAAGAAACTGTTATGTAAGAAATGTTTACTTAAAATGAGTGTTGTGCTTTCTTGATTAAGCTGACTTTAAGATTTTCTTACTTAATTTAAGAATTTACACCTTAATTAAGATTTTAATATCTTATTAAGAAAAagttagatatattttcttaaaatgagatAATTTTTCTAATGCAAAACTTGCTTGTCgagattatttttctttttaggcaataaataaataaaaaatcctaGAAACAAggctttttttactttcttaaaaatcctttttttgcagtgtatgtgtattgtgcgttttgtatgttctttcttgtatgactgtagtatgttCTCTTTGTCTTGACCTGCCAagggactacagatgtgaattagtttaaagctataatctggtacggtgcttcaaatggtgacatttatgttttaaactgtacatggtcccttttaaataaaataataaaataataataatcaaagctGATTAGACATTGCTTTAtgccatttttttaagaatacaaAGATCAATCTTGCATTTTCTAATAAAAcatactagtaataataataatacatactaCTTTACTGAGTATAGCCAATCTGCTGTGACTAATTCACCTactcaaaaaaatattataaatgacGCTCTTGCTATTAGTCAGAGCGTCCAATTTAAACTCTGACATCATTTCACGTCAGTGTCGGCCTAAAAAGAGTAAAAAGCAGGAGTACAGTTGTAACTTTGATAAATGCCATCCAAAATAACACTTGTATCTCAATAGATATTTGTAGGAATTCAGATTGAAACCAGTGACAGCAGTTGTTGACATCAATGCTGTTCATTGTCATcagtgatgaagtgatgactaagtacatttactcaactactgtacttacagtaagtacaaATTCAAGggacttgtactttacttgagtatttccatggtGTACAACTTTATAGGCTACTTCTACTCCATATACATTTCAGGGGCTagtattatactttttactacactacatttgtctgacagctgtagttactagttacttcatgtccagtgaaaaccatgtGTTGATTTTGAATGTTTGAGATAAAGTGAAGGATGCAGTGTTCCTTTATGGGTTGAGACATTTCTCCTacttcttaagctaaataaactatttaaaaaaccctcttggatcagctggaaaaaaaatgcatatagTCACAAAGCTGAATATAGGGCAGTTTTTCTGAGCGTGTGAACACATATACAGCAGtgaaatgcaacatacacattaaagcagcagtaaaattaatcaaaaatatatGATAGTAAAACAATGACATCTTACTGCAaaattaatacttttatttttcatacttccaagtacattttgctgataagaCTTTGACTTTAGTAAGGTTTTGAACACAGGACGTTTagttgtaatggagtattttcacagtgtggtattagtacttttgctaaaataaaggatctgaatacttctttcacCTCTGATTGTCATTAAAGCATCTGTAGTAAAACTATTTAAGAGGTTCACATAAGCTGGCTGATCTAAAGACAGGAGGAGGCAAATATTCTTGAGTGGGCATACATTTAGGAGAAGGAATGATATCTGTGTTTATCAGCCAAGTTAATGTTTCAAGAGATCGTCTTGAAAGAACTTCACGGGGGCATAAATATAGACGGTGCAGGCAGTGCGGTTGCACTGGGGCATGTAGATGTAACCCAAAACAATAGCCTTGGTAGGTAACTCATTCGACTGTAAAATCGAACACATAgttgttaaaatacatttacaccTAACTAGCATCCTCTCCTCACTACCTTACACCACTGAACTTAAGTGATATTGAACGTTCCAATATccatactaacatactatttagtatgccagaaaaggatttagtatgtcccaatacatagtatgtgaAATGCCAATAATACCAGGATATCCTACTATATCTagttgcattttgcagtatgcaagccagcatgcttttctggctattctgacccacaatcctctgcgcagcagatactgtatatgagcaagagggtcaaagttcaaggcctaatgttatgatgaagtagtatgtcccaattatatgcatactgcatgcaacagggGTAGTTTCAGTATATACtcaaagtaaaaagaaaaagtatgcgatttggaaggTAGCCTTATTTTTAATTGGCAGTGGTCATGATGTTGGTCACCAACCTCCTGCTTCACAAACAATACCAGAGTGCTTCTTGCACCGAGAAACGCTGTAGGATGTTGTGAACGTGTGCTACTCTAATGAGCAAGAACATAAAACAAACCAACTTCAGACTTCGCGAGGATTTATTAGCGATAAGACATTCAGTGGATTCAAataagtgacatttttttttgttttttatgttctcAATGAAACATTACAGAAGCCtaacggtaaaaaaaacaacaatgcaacATACATTCTGTATAAAAAAACCCTCCAAATGATACATATTTTGCACACAAATGTatcatcagtgttttttttttgtagttttcatGAATCATTTCTGTAATGACAGTTTGAGGTTATTTTGTTACAGCATCGTTGTAAGCATAGACTGACCAAAAGTCATGAAGTGATTCAGGTTTTATGGATAAAGAACTTTATATGTTGTATAAAACAGAGGCAGCCTTAAATGAGACATATTTGATGACTATATGCTGCtacacaacatttaaagttCAGTTATATCATATTTAAGTTAAAAACAAGAGGAATTTATTAAGACAGTGAAATCAATCAGCTAAACAAGTACCAAAGGATAAATACAAGTCAGTGCATAAATCAAAAATTCAGTGAATATTATGGAAGTATTAAAAAGGTATGGCTTATTGGTGAGCAGGAAATGGcctatacaatttttttttttttaaagctgagtAATTGCATTGCATCATGTTTTCAAGAGAAGATCTGGATGTGTACACTTAGCTACGTGCTGCTTTGGTCCTCAGCTGCTTCCTAATGTAGTAGCCGACCAGTATCTGAGGACGTTGTTGATAATTGTGAAGAACTTCGTGAGAGGCTTTCATCTGATCCCCCTCCAGCCGATCCAGGAATGTCACACAAACCACAGCCGCTTCATGCAACAAGAAATAAATGTTAGAAACTCACCGAGGTGTGAAGGCAACTTTCTGTGTTTTGAGACACTGAAAAATGTGTCATATAATGCCGATATTGTATTTTCTTACCTCGTAGGCCACTCAACTTGCACATAGCAGCGAAAACAGATGACTCCATTTCAATATTGCAGATGCCTGCTTCTCTGGCTTTAGTGAGGTAGTCCTGTTTATCCTTCTCAGTGTAGGAGCAGAAAGCACCATCCAAACGGGCTTGCCCTGGTGATTGATCAAACAAAAGATGAACATTACAACTGTAATACTGAACATGTTGATGAGGAATGTGATTAACGCATCAATGGATCAGAAATGGTACCTTCATAGAAATCCAGTGTACACATGGTGTTGCCTGTCACCGTCTCAAACTGGTTCAGCTCCTTGCTGCACTGCAACAGCTCCTCAGCCAGGCTCGAGTCCAGATCAGTATTGCGCACCACCGTCTTCCCCAGGATCACCTGCTCAAACTTGGGCACGAAGGTGGCATCCATAGACTGCTTGGTGACAACAACCGTGCCCGGctgaacacctgaacaccaAAAATGGCAAGTGAGATGAACAATAATTTCTAGTGTGAAAGTACAGAAAGCTTCAGATAAGaagtgtttttaataatatatgttGAAACAACAAAGTAAACTAAGACAGACAATATTAAGTAAAAtaagcatcatgttcattttcaaatgaaaaaaacatccaaagaaattcttaaaagggacagtgtgtaggatttggtggcatctagtggtgtggtagcagattgcaaccaaccgagttcccctccgctcacttctccctttccaagactgcggtaacgtgagccgccgagtgcaaaaccgcggtaacaccgttcgcctcgctcagaggccatccttaccatgataacactactttcggagcaacggaagtcagaggCGGCTGGCGGTATCACAGTTTTGCACACTGTGGCTAACAgcactgcagtttcacaagcatcaGTGttgggtttgtccgttctgtgctagtgtagaaacatggcagactccgtgaagaggaccagctccctatgtagatatgaagggctaattctaagctaacaataattatacactaatgaaaagataGTAATGAaaactatattccatttctgccaatagatcccctgaaatgttacactaCTTTAAATGATGTCAGTTAACATATCTCTTTAGTTCAATTTGTAATTCAGTGGTACAGTCTACTAAAAAGTAGTCATAGTTGCTAGAATCAAATCACACTATAGCCTTTAACcagtctgaaaattatatatGTGGACTTCAAAGATATGCCACAGAACACCACCAAATGGTTcatgacatatttaaaaaaaaaaaaaaaggttggtaTACATCAGAATGAAAATCACTAACTcactttaaaaaagtaaaaacaaaatgagagaCCATTTTgcaatgggatcacaccagccaccACACCCCGcttcctacccccctacttccgacgcccttgctcggaccatGCCTGTCTTCAAACTCacccttcattttgatctcaactacacccCAGTTAAGTTTCTTATACGGTTGGGACGCTATCgcagtgacaaaatctgtccacagacagacatataaacacctggtAAAGTACTAAAATCTCTTCTCTGGTAGctcctgctacagtaggtgtctcaaggaccacattttgccatgatgagacacacacagacttacaaggtgaaaacaataccagccacaTGCGGTCGCGGCTAGTAAATACAAGTTTTCTCTTATTCTGAAAACTGGAGAAATACCATCATGGGCTAATAGAAACAATACACAAGAATCTGTATTGGATGACACTGCTGTAAAATCTAAAAAGGGACTTTGGGCTCCCTCTTGTGGTAAAACTACGAAAAGGTGTCTTAGTGGACAATACCAAGTACTCAAATGTGATCCAACACTAAACCGTTATCATGGCAAGGACATCTGACCACACAGGGAGTCATTTCCTCTTACAGAAGCTCATTGATTTCATTTACAGAATCACAGGGAAACTAGCATCCTTGGGGCGTCGGCAGTATTTATGGTTTGATAATGCAACACATGAATAATTAGAT is a window of Sebastes umbrosus isolate fSebUmb1 chromosome 11, fSebUmb1.pri, whole genome shotgun sequence DNA encoding:
- the upp1 gene encoding uridine phosphorylase 1 isoform X2; the encoded protein is MNPEDDKRTDSCSSPIFVHNPHLDAMKDDILYHFGLGTGTHDLPAMFGDVKFVCVGGSPWRMKAFTEYIAAELRMEDPKSEYPNICAGTDRYAMYKIGPVLSVSHGMGIPSISIMLHELIKLLHHAHCTDVTIIRIGTSGGIGVQPGTVVVTKQSMDATFVPKFEQVILGKTVVRNTDLDSSLAEELLQCSKELNQFETVTGNTMCTLDFYEGQARLDGAFCSYTEKDKQDYLTKAREAGICNIEMESSVFAAMCKLSGLRAAVVCVTFLDRLEGDQMKASHEVLHNYQQRPQILVGYYIRKQLRTKAARS